The Pseudomonas asiatica genome has a segment encoding these proteins:
- a CDS encoding ABC transporter substrate-binding protein: MPPLHRLFAIGSLALALTACSPADNTSASNTLSIAFWGDNTTLVSVDPFQVYWLEHRVLLRNVAESLTDQDPQTGRIIPWLAKSWEVSADTLSYTFQLRQDVTFSNGERFDAHAVKTAFDSNKAFATQLPATFGATYLAGYDHAEVLDDFTVRLVLAKPNAGFLQATSTTNLAILAPASYKLTAQARSLGNIIGTGPFILEHYTPEVGARLVKRADYAWPSANMHNQGPAHLDAVDISYIPEESVRNGLFLQGKADILWPRNPFSEVDLKLFQSKGATIQSRSLPGPALNLYPNTRNDRLLADRQVRLALQKAIDRTSYAHTVYNAAFPVVSSVYDVTTPYFKPQADKLAYDPTGAEQLLEAAGWHKGEDGYRHKNGQRLTLRYNLTPAESAGDVLVQDQLRKVGIDLKLNVLTRAEWVAGNASGNYDLTSTYMTRADPIILQTILDPRAASSTTLATNTYEPHTLARAQALFDSGITATATPQRAQAYGQLQDLLVDEASAFPLYERVWQAATAPRVKDFRWTAEGFALLSDIQVGQP; this comes from the coding sequence ATGCCCCCACTGCACCGCCTGTTCGCCATCGGCTCCCTGGCCCTGGCCCTGACCGCCTGCTCCCCAGCCGACAACACCTCGGCCAGCAACACCCTGAGCATCGCCTTCTGGGGCGACAACACCACCCTGGTCAGCGTCGACCCCTTCCAGGTCTACTGGCTGGAGCACCGCGTGCTGCTGCGCAATGTCGCCGAGTCCCTGACCGACCAGGACCCGCAAACCGGCCGCATCATCCCCTGGCTGGCAAAAAGCTGGGAGGTCAGTGCCGATACCCTGAGCTACACCTTCCAGCTGCGCCAGGACGTCACCTTCAGCAACGGCGAACGCTTCGACGCCCACGCCGTGAAAACCGCCTTCGACAGCAACAAGGCCTTCGCCACGCAGCTGCCGGCCACCTTCGGTGCTACCTACCTGGCCGGCTACGACCACGCCGAGGTACTGGACGACTTCACCGTGCGCCTGGTCCTGGCCAAACCTAACGCCGGTTTCCTGCAGGCCACCTCGACCACCAACCTGGCCATCCTTGCGCCGGCCTCCTACAAGCTGACTGCCCAGGCGCGCTCACTGGGCAACATCATCGGCACCGGCCCGTTCATCCTCGAGCACTACACCCCGGAGGTGGGCGCCCGGCTGGTCAAGCGCGCCGACTACGCCTGGCCATCAGCCAACATGCACAACCAGGGCCCGGCGCACCTCGATGCCGTGGACATCAGCTACATCCCCGAGGAAAGCGTGCGCAACGGCCTGTTCCTGCAGGGCAAAGCCGACATCCTGTGGCCGCGCAACCCGTTCTCGGAAGTCGACCTGAAGCTGTTCCAGTCCAAGGGCGCGACCATCCAGAGCCGCTCACTGCCGGGCCCGGCGCTCAACCTCTACCCCAACACGCGCAACGACCGCCTGCTGGCCGACCGCCAGGTGCGCCTGGCACTGCAGAAGGCCATCGACCGCACCAGCTACGCGCATACCGTGTACAACGCCGCGTTCCCGGTGGTGAGCAGCGTTTACGACGTCACCACGCCGTACTTCAAGCCCCAGGCCGACAAGCTCGCCTATGACCCTACGGGCGCCGAGCAACTGCTCGAGGCCGCCGGCTGGCACAAGGGCGAGGACGGCTACCGGCACAAGAACGGCCAGCGCCTGACCCTGCGCTACAACCTGACCCCGGCCGAAAGCGCCGGTGACGTGCTGGTGCAGGACCAGTTGCGCAAGGTCGGCATCGACCTGAAGCTCAATGTGCTGACCCGCGCCGAATGGGTGGCCGGGAACGCGTCCGGCAACTACGACCTGACCTCCACCTACATGACCCGCGCCGACCCGATCATCCTGCAGACCATCCTCGACCCGCGGGCAGCAAGCAGCACCACGTTGGCCACCAACACCTACGAACCGCACACCCTGGCCAGGGCCCAGGCGCTGTTCGACAGCGGCATCACCGCCACCGCCACACCGCAACGGGCCCAGGCCTATGGCCAGCTGCAGGACCTGCTGGTCGACGAGGCGTCGGCGTTCCCGCTGTACGAGCGCGTCTGGCAAGCCGCCACCGCGCCGCGGGTCAAGGACTTCCGCTGGACTGCAGAAGGCTTCGCGCTGCTCAGTGACATCCAGGTCGGCCAGCCATGA
- a CDS encoding class II aldolase/adducin family protein, producing the protein MSSLSAVTTSTDKVRDRVSAEEWEVRVKLAAAYRLAALFRWTDHIYTHFSARVPGPDEHFLINAFGLLFDEITASNLVKVDVDGTIIDDPLGLGINQAGYVIHSAIHRARPDLKAVLHTHTRDGAAVSAQRDGLLPISQHALAYYSRVVYHDYEGVALDLDEQQRLVANLGDSNILILRNHGLLTGGISVEHAFRELHGLERACNIQVAAQAGGNDQLLHASQAAIAKVHEQSKRFSDGKGEGIQRHWDALIRQLDREGRDYQD; encoded by the coding sequence ATGAGTTCACTGTCTGCCGTCACTACCAGCACCGACAAGGTGCGCGACCGGGTCAGCGCCGAAGAGTGGGAGGTACGGGTCAAGCTGGCTGCCGCCTACCGCCTGGCCGCCCTGTTCCGCTGGACCGACCACATCTACACGCACTTTTCGGCCCGCGTACCGGGGCCGGACGAACACTTCCTGATCAACGCCTTCGGCCTGCTGTTCGACGAAATCACCGCCTCCAACCTGGTCAAGGTCGACGTCGACGGCACCATCATCGACGACCCGCTGGGGCTGGGCATCAACCAGGCCGGCTACGTGATCCACAGCGCAATCCACCGCGCCCGCCCCGACCTGAAGGCCGTGCTGCACACCCACACCCGCGATGGCGCAGCGGTATCGGCCCAGCGCGACGGCCTGCTGCCGATCTCCCAGCACGCCTTGGCCTACTACAGCCGGGTGGTCTACCACGACTACGAAGGCGTGGCCCTGGACCTGGACGAACAGCAGCGGCTGGTGGCCAACCTGGGCGACAGCAACATCCTCATCCTGCGCAACCACGGGTTGCTCACCGGGGGGATCAGCGTCGAGCACGCGTTCCGTGAGCTGCATGGGCTGGAGCGGGCCTGCAACATCCAGGTGGCGGCCCAGGCCGGGGGCAATGACCAGCTGCTGCATGCATCGCAGGCGGCGATTGCCAAGGTGCATGAACAGTCGAAGCGGTTTTCCGATGGCAAGGGGGAAGGCATCCAGCGGCATTGGGATGCGTTGATCCGGCAGCTGGACCGCGAGGGCCGCGATTACCAGGACTGA
- a CDS encoding D-isomer specific 2-hydroxyacid dehydrogenase family protein has translation MSHSIIASQLDAQANQHLREHLPDHEVIDIAPGQLALQAPADVFILRPINVRGQRIDTPPPGWPWGLKWVQLVSSGIDFYPDWVFQGTPVTSGKGANAEQVAEFALALVFAAAKQLPGLWVKDADWRLTPLAPLRGRTLGILGFGSIGQSLARKAVALGMQVLALSRPGQAIAEVPGVERAADLQQLFAGSDHLVLAAPLTAATRGLVDRQVLAHARPGLHLINIARGGLLDQQALLEALDIGLIGRASLDVTDPEPLPAGHPLYHHPRVFLSPHTSAISEDGYPALLEAFIANFHRYREQAPLANLVDTARGY, from the coding sequence ATGAGCCATTCGATCATCGCCAGCCAGCTCGACGCCCAGGCCAACCAGCACCTGCGCGAACACCTGCCGGACCATGAAGTCATCGATATCGCCCCCGGCCAGCTGGCCCTGCAAGCCCCTGCCGATGTATTCATCCTGCGCCCGATCAACGTGCGCGGGCAGCGCATCGACACCCCGCCGCCAGGCTGGCCCTGGGGCCTGAAGTGGGTGCAGCTGGTGTCCTCGGGCATCGACTTCTACCCCGACTGGGTGTTCCAGGGCACACCGGTCACCAGCGGCAAGGGCGCCAATGCCGAGCAGGTGGCCGAATTCGCCCTGGCCCTGGTGTTCGCCGCCGCCAAGCAACTGCCGGGGCTGTGGGTCAAGGATGCCGACTGGCGCCTGACCCCGCTGGCGCCATTGCGCGGCCGCACCCTGGGCATTCTCGGTTTTGGCAGTATCGGCCAGAGCCTGGCGCGCAAGGCGGTGGCCCTTGGCATGCAGGTGCTGGCCTTGAGCCGCCCCGGCCAGGCCATCGCCGAGGTGCCCGGGGTGGAGCGCGCCGCCGACCTGCAGCAGTTGTTCGCCGGCAGCGACCACCTGGTGCTGGCCGCCCCACTCACCGCCGCCACCCGTGGCCTGGTCGACCGTCAGGTGCTGGCCCATGCCCGCCCTGGCCTGCACCTGATCAACATCGCCCGCGGTGGCCTGCTTGACCAGCAGGCCCTGCTCGAGGCCCTGGACATAGGCCTGATCGGCCGCGCCAGCCTGGATGTCACCGACCCCGAGCCGCTGCCCGCCGGCCACCCGCTGTATCACCACCCACGGGTGTTTCTGTCGCCGCACACCTCGGCCATTTCCGAGGACGGCTACCCGGCCCTGCTTGAAGCCTTCATCGCCAACTTCCACCGCTACCGCGAGCAGGCGCCCCTGGCCAACCTGGTCGACACCGCGCGCGGCTACTGA
- a CDS encoding acyl-CoA dehydrogenase family protein, whose product MSHPSDSALAELTQALAANAERYDRSAQFPQDNFDLLHRHGLLAFTVPRALGGTGADLASARRVIGAVGKGDPATALILVMQYLQHFRLQDEARWPEHLRQRVARDAVHQGALINALRVEPELGTPARGGLPATVARRTAEGWRLSGRKIYSTGSHGLTWYLVWGRSDDADPLVGGFLVHRDTPGITIIDDWDHLGMRATCSHEVRFDDVLIPLDHAVSVSLASAPKAELDGESLLWMAVLLPAVYDGVARAARDWLAGFLKQRAPSNLGAPLASLPRFQDVLGRIDTLLFANQGLLDAATAGQVAAQHAGQLKHLVSANAIQAVELAIEAAGNPGLSRRNPLERHYRDVLCSRIHTPQDDVVFGQAGRAALAEVQA is encoded by the coding sequence ATGAGTCACCCCTCCGACAGCGCCCTCGCCGAGCTGACGCAGGCCCTCGCGGCCAACGCCGAACGCTACGACCGCAGCGCGCAGTTCCCCCAGGACAATTTCGACCTGCTGCACCGCCACGGCCTGCTCGCCTTCACCGTACCCCGCGCACTCGGTGGCACTGGCGCGGACCTGGCCAGCGCCCGTCGGGTGATCGGCGCGGTCGGCAAGGGCGACCCGGCTACCGCGTTGATCCTGGTGATGCAGTACCTGCAGCACTTTCGCCTGCAGGACGAGGCCCGCTGGCCCGAACACCTGCGCCAGCGCGTGGCCCGCGATGCCGTGCATCAGGGCGCACTGATCAATGCCCTGCGCGTTGAACCCGAACTCGGCACCCCGGCCCGCGGCGGCCTGCCCGCCACCGTGGCGCGGCGCACAGCCGAGGGCTGGCGCCTGAGCGGGCGCAAGATCTACTCCACCGGCAGCCACGGCTTGACCTGGTACCTGGTCTGGGGCCGCAGCGACGACGCCGACCCGCTGGTCGGCGGCTTCCTGGTGCATCGCGACACGCCCGGCATCACCATCATCGATGACTGGGACCACCTGGGCATGCGCGCCACCTGCAGCCATGAAGTGCGCTTCGATGACGTGCTGATCCCCCTCGACCATGCCGTCAGCGTCAGCCTGGCAAGCGCACCGAAGGCCGAGCTCGACGGCGAGAGCCTGCTGTGGATGGCCGTACTGCTGCCGGCGGTGTACGACGGCGTGGCCCGTGCCGCCCGCGACTGGCTGGCGGGTTTTCTCAAGCAGCGTGCCCCCTCCAACCTGGGCGCGCCGCTGGCCAGCCTGCCGCGCTTCCAGGATGTGCTGGGGCGCATCGACACCCTGCTGTTCGCCAACCAGGGCCTGCTTGACGCAGCCACCGCCGGGCAGGTCGCCGCGCAGCATGCCGGGCAGCTCAAGCACCTGGTCAGCGCCAATGCCATCCAGGCCGTGGAGCTGGCCATCGAGGCCGCCGGCAACCCCGGGCTGTCGCGGCGCAATCCGCTGGAACGGCACTACCGCGACGTGCTCTGCAGCCGCATCCACACCCCGCAGGACGATGTGGTGTTCGGCCAGGCCGGCCGCGCGGCGCTGGCGGAGGTGCAGGCATGA
- a CDS encoding LysR family transcriptional regulator translates to MKIDDMDAFVAVIRCQSTNLAAEALQLTQPAITRRVQNFEEDLGATLLDRNTKPLKPTPMGLRVYEQCKAILREIDSLRELVANDGAPSGTLRLGVPQTLGDVVLLDALAQIREAYPQLRTQVSSGWGSSLIARMENAELDAAAALFPPGKIFPEGIASRSIARMPLKVVAAKGSVTKRSYKLKDCYTRGWVLNPDGCGFRAGLQRALSEQGLSLSINLETFGTELQLGLVANGQGLGLVPEPLLQASRHRDALDVINVSDFKPQVDLWLFHPRYLGNLQEPVELFGEVAGHRLLG, encoded by the coding sequence ATGAAAATCGATGATATGGACGCCTTCGTCGCGGTCATCCGCTGCCAATCCACCAACCTCGCCGCCGAGGCCCTGCAACTGACGCAACCGGCGATCACCCGCCGGGTGCAGAACTTCGAGGAAGACCTTGGCGCCACCCTGCTCGACCGCAACACCAAGCCGCTCAAGCCCACCCCCATGGGCCTGCGGGTGTACGAGCAGTGCAAGGCGATCCTGCGCGAGATCGACTCGCTGCGCGAACTGGTGGCCAACGATGGCGCGCCTTCGGGCACCCTGCGCCTGGGTGTGCCGCAAACCCTGGGTGACGTGGTGCTGCTCGATGCCCTGGCGCAGATTCGCGAGGCCTACCCGCAATTGCGCACCCAGGTCAGCAGCGGTTGGGGCAGCAGCCTCATCGCGCGCATGGAAAACGCTGAACTGGACGCCGCCGCCGCGCTGTTCCCACCGGGCAAGATCTTCCCCGAAGGCATCGCCAGCCGTTCGATCGCGCGCATGCCGCTGAAGGTGGTAGCCGCCAAGGGCAGCGTCACCAAGCGCAGCTACAAGCTCAAGGACTGCTACACCCGTGGCTGGGTGCTCAACCCCGACGGCTGTGGTTTCCGCGCCGGTCTGCAGCGGGCGCTGAGTGAACAGGGGCTGAGCCTGTCAATCAACCTGGAAACCTTCGGCACCGAGTTGCAACTGGGCCTGGTCGCCAATGGCCAGGGCCTGGGGCTGGTGCCCGAACCACTGTTGCAGGCCAGCCGCCACCGCGATGCGCTGGATGTGATCAATGTCAGTGATTTCAAGCCGCAGGTAGACCTGTGGCTGTTCCATCCACGTTACCTGGGCAACCTGCAAGAACCGGTCGAGCTTTTCGGTGAGGTGGCAGGGCACAGGCTCCTGGGTTGA
- a CDS encoding ABC transporter substrate-binding protein, with protein sequence MSIRSKLLTLAAALLLASQAGAAERLTLRIGDQKGNMRAQLEAAGALRDLPYDIHWAEFPAAAPLAEALNAGAIDAGIIGDAPLLFVLASGAPVKAIAVDKSDPYGTALLVRPDAQLHSAAELKGKRIATGRGSIGHHLALKALDQVGLSEKDVEFRFLGPVDAKIALANGSVDAWSTWEPYTALAELSGQGRVLVNGRGLSSGNSFLAATDKALDQPERRAALQDYLNRLAGAQVWANQHLDSYSKTLAAIIAFPEDAARLQFERRQLRWQVIDPQTVAQQQDTADFYNAHGLMSERLDVAPTFATGFTLPDAATLAAQP encoded by the coding sequence ATGTCCATCCGATCGAAGCTGCTGACCCTGGCCGCGGCCCTGCTGCTGGCCAGCCAGGCCGGCGCCGCCGAGCGCCTGACCCTGCGCATCGGCGACCAGAAGGGCAACATGCGCGCCCAGCTGGAAGCCGCAGGCGCATTGCGCGACCTGCCGTACGACATCCACTGGGCCGAGTTCCCCGCTGCCGCGCCGCTGGCCGAGGCGCTCAATGCCGGGGCGATCGATGCCGGCATCATCGGTGATGCGCCGCTGCTGTTCGTGCTGGCTTCGGGGGCACCGGTCAAGGCCATTGCCGTGGACAAGTCCGACCCCTATGGCACGGCGCTGCTGGTGCGTCCTGACGCGCAGCTGCACAGCGCGGCAGAGCTCAAGGGCAAGCGCATCGCCACCGGTCGCGGGTCGATCGGCCATCATCTGGCCCTCAAGGCGCTGGACCAGGTCGGCTTGAGTGAGAAGGATGTGGAGTTCCGCTTCCTTGGGCCGGTGGATGCCAAGATCGCCCTGGCCAACGGCTCGGTGGACGCCTGGTCGACCTGGGAACCCTACACCGCGCTGGCCGAGCTGAGCGGGCAGGGCCGGGTGCTGGTCAACGGCCGCGGCCTTTCCAGCGGCAACAGCTTCCTCGCCGCCACCGACAAGGCACTGGATCAACCCGAGCGGCGCGCGGCGTTGCAGGACTACCTCAACCGCCTGGCCGGGGCGCAGGTCTGGGCCAACCAGCACCTGGACAGCTACTCGAAAACCCTGGCCGCGATCATCGCCTTCCCCGAGGACGCCGCTCGCTTGCAGTTCGAGCGCCGCCAGCTGCGCTGGCAGGTGATCGACCCGCAGACCGTGGCGCAACAGCAGGACACCGCCGATTTCTACAACGCCCACGGCCTGATGAGCGAACGCCTCGATGTGGCACCGACCTTCGCCACCGGCTTCACCCTGCCCGATGCCGCCACGCTGGCCGCGCAACCCTGA
- a CDS encoding aliphatic sulfonate ABC transporter substrate-binding protein: MSFKPLRQLGLALLASALLPSLASAEQTLRIGYQKSSTLLTLLKARGSLEQRLQAEGIRVSWHEFPSGLPLLEALNLGNVDLSADVADTVPVFTQAAGARLTYFARETPSPTAQAILVPADSPLRTLADLKGKRVAVTKAAGSHYLLIQALAKAGLTFKDITPAYLIPADGRAAFENHKVDAWVTWDPYVASAQRQQNARILADGSELASYQRYYLASSDYAQAHPEVLQQVYQALREAGVWTKANPAAAARILGPLWGNLDSATVQQANARRSYDVQPVKPENLAEQQRIADAFYREGLLPKAVDAKAVSLYQPVAD; encoded by the coding sequence ATGTCCTTCAAACCCCTGCGCCAGCTTGGCCTGGCGCTGCTGGCCAGCGCCTTGCTGCCGAGCCTCGCCAGCGCCGAACAGACCCTGCGCATCGGCTACCAGAAATCCTCGACCCTGCTGACCCTGCTCAAGGCCCGCGGCAGCCTCGAACAACGCCTGCAGGCCGAGGGCATTCGCGTCAGCTGGCACGAGTTCCCCAGCGGCTTGCCATTGCTGGAGGCGCTGAACCTGGGCAATGTCGACCTGTCGGCGGATGTTGCCGACACCGTACCGGTATTCACCCAGGCTGCTGGCGCCAGGCTCACCTACTTCGCCCGGGAGACGCCATCGCCAACGGCCCAGGCCATCCTGGTACCCGCGGACTCGCCACTCAGGACCCTGGCCGACCTCAAGGGCAAGCGCGTGGCGGTGACCAAGGCCGCTGGCAGCCACTATTTGCTGATCCAGGCCCTGGCCAAGGCTGGGCTGACCTTCAAGGACATCACCCCGGCCTACCTGATCCCTGCCGACGGCCGCGCCGCCTTCGAGAACCACAAGGTCGATGCCTGGGTAACCTGGGACCCTTACGTGGCCAGCGCCCAGCGCCAGCAGAACGCCCGCATCCTGGCCGATGGCAGCGAACTGGCCAGCTACCAGCGCTACTACCTGGCCAGCAGCGACTATGCCCAGGCCCACCCCGAAGTGCTGCAGCAGGTGTACCAGGCCCTGCGTGAGGCAGGTGTCTGGACCAAGGCCAACCCGGCGGCCGCAGCACGCATCCTCGGGCCGTTGTGGGGCAACCTGGACAGTGCCACGGTGCAGCAGGCCAATGCCCGGCGCAGCTACGACGTGCAGCCGGTGAAGCCGGAGAACCTGGCCGAGCAGCAGCGCATCGCCGATGCGTTCTACCGCGAAGGGTTGTTGCCCAAGGCGGTGGATGCCAAGGCGGTGAGCTTGTATCAGCCGGTTGCAGACTAG
- a CDS encoding GNAT family N-acetyltransferase, giving the protein MIDLQGCGKFSGLECRRVEPADAEMICSHRQEMFLEAGGDPEKLQVMTQHFRPWLEERLGDGRYYGFKLLDGDQPVAAIGLMSIDWPPHPSHPTLDKRGYVLNVFVQPAYRRRGLASALMQAADAEFARRGITFAVLHATETGKPVYEQTGWTGTSEMAKSIS; this is encoded by the coding sequence ATGATCGACCTACAAGGATGTGGAAAGTTTTCAGGCTTGGAGTGCCGGCGTGTCGAGCCCGCTGACGCAGAAATGATCTGCTCACATCGCCAGGAGATGTTTCTTGAGGCAGGTGGCGACCCTGAAAAGCTGCAAGTCATGACTCAGCACTTTCGCCCATGGCTTGAAGAGCGGCTCGGTGACGGTCGGTACTACGGTTTCAAGCTCCTGGATGGCGACCAACCTGTCGCAGCCATTGGCTTGATGAGCATTGATTGGCCTCCCCATCCATCGCACCCGACCCTGGACAAGCGTGGGTACGTGCTGAATGTTTTCGTCCAGCCGGCCTACCGCCGCCGTGGCCTGGCTTCAGCCTTGATGCAAGCTGCTGACGCCGAGTTCGCTCGCCGAGGCATCACCTTCGCTGTCCTGCACGCAACCGAGACGGGTAAACCGGTCTATGAGCAGACCGGTTGGACTGGAACGTCGGAAATGGCCAAATCCATTAGTTGA